The stretch of DNA TTGATTTTGTAGAAAAATTGGGAAGTATTGGAGAGGGAGCTAAAGGTTGGAAAAAGGAAGTAAACCTTATTTCTTGGAATTCAAGAAAAGCCAAATTAGACATAAGAGATTGGGATGAAACTCATGAAAAAATGGGTAAAGGCTTAACTTTAAATAAAGAAGAAGCTAAGAAATTAAAAGAATTATTTAATTCAATTGATTTAGATGAATTAGATTTTTAAATTGATGAAAGCCCCTATTAGACAATAGGGGCTTTTTGTATTAACTTTTATTTAGAAGCTTCTTTTATAAATCTTTTAAATATGTCTTGTTGTTCCTTTGAATCATACATCATTTCAGGATGCCACTGGGTAGCTATCATAAATTTTTTTCCTTCCATTTGAATTGATTCTATAATTCCATCCTCTGACACAGCAGTACATTTAAGATTTTTCCCAAGAGCTTTAATAGCTTGATGATGGTATGAATTAACTTTTAATTCTTTTTTTTCAAATATATCATATAGGATAGAATCTTTTTCAAGAATTACCCTATGGATAGGGTGGTTCATTGGAGATGCAGCAATAAAATGATTGTTTAATTTATTTTTTTCTAAATCTTGATAGAGACTTCCTCCACAAGCAACATTTAAAATTTGAAGTCCTCTGCATATACCAAGTAAAGGTTTGTTAGTATTTTCTATAATATATTTAACAAGTTCAATTTCTTGTTTATCCCTTTGTGGACAAAGAATTCCAACTTCTTTAGATATAAATTCCCCATATAAGTTTGGTTCAATATCATTTCCTCCAGAAATTAAAATTCCATCTAATTTTTCAACTAAAGAATTTAAATTTTCTAAATTTTTATTAATTGGTATAATCACAGGGATTCCACCAGCATTAAAAACAGAATCAATATAATTATCTGCAAGCATTTGCCATTTTTGCCCAGCAACTCCAATATGTGCACTTACTCCAGGTTTATCATCAAGACTATAGTTACAAGTTATTCCTATTAATGGTTTCATAATTTTCTCCTTATTTAATTTCCTTACTTGATACTAATAATAGTCCATTTTTCTTCTAAAATCAACATGTATATTAAAAAATCCCCCCAGTATTTAAACTGAAGGGATTATTAAATAGAGATTTATTTTTCTTTTTTAAAAGTAAGATACCAGTCAAGGGAATGATAACCTTCTGATTCACCCATTTCCATTAGTTTGTCAGCTTCTTCTTTACTTTCAGGTAAATGAACTATTACATCATCACCAGGAACCCAGTTTGATGGTGTAGCTATATTCATTTCATCTACTTTTTGAAGAGATATTAAAGTTCTTTTAATTTCATCAAAATTTCTTCCAGTTGATGCAGGGTAGAATAAAATAGTTCTAATAACACCAGTTGGATCTATAATGAAAACTGCTCTAACAGTTTGTGTATTAGCAGCACTAGGGTGAATCATTCCATATAATTTAGAAACTTTCATACTAATATCAGCTATTACAGGAAAATTAACTTTTTGCCCAGTATAATCTCCCCATGTCATTTTTTCAATACTTCTAAGCCAAGCAATATGACTTGAAAGGGAATCTATAGAAAGCCCTATAAGTTCAGTATTCATTTTTTTAAATTCTTCATCCATTATTGCAAATCTCATGAATTCAGTAGTACATACTGGTGTGAAGTCTGCAGGATGTGAAAAAAGGATTACCCATTTTCCAGAAAAATCTTCAGGGAATTTGATTTTACCCTTTGTTGTCATAGCCTTAAATGCAGGCGCTTTTTCCCCTATTAAAGGAATTCTTATATCGTCCATTTTTGCCTCCCCAATTAATATATTTGTTATAACTATTAATATTAGACGAAAAAACCTCTAATTTGTTTAAAAATATTTTCTTCTAGCAAAATAAAATGTTACATATAAATTCAATATACAGTATAATATTTTTAAAACAAATAAGTATTATTTAAAAATTAATTATAAAATATATGGGAGAAGAGATGAAAAGTAAAAAAATAGCAGGGAATACAACAGGGTTTATAACAGTATTTTTTTGGGGAATAACATATATTTCCACAAAGGTTTTATTGGAAGTTTTTAACCCAATAGAGATACTATTCACAAGATTTTTAATGGGTTTAATTTTTTTAATTATTCTATATCCAAAACCTTTAAAGATAAAAGATAAAAAACAAGAAATTTATTTTGCCCTAGCAGGATTAACAGGGGTAACTTTATTTTATTTACTAGAGAATATAGCTCTAACCTTTACAATGGCTTCAAATGTTGGGGTTATAAGTGCCCTTGTTCCATTTTTTACTGGAATAGTTGGGTATATTTTTATGAAGAAAAAAGAAAAATTAAATAGAAATTTCTTCATAGGTTTTTTGCTAGCTTTAACAGGAATAAGTTTTATAAGTTTTAGTGGAGCTTCCGCTTTTAAAATAAATCCAATTGGAGATTTATTAGCTGTTACATCTGTTATGATTTGGGGAATATATGGAAATTTAACAAGGATACTAGGAAGTTATGGATATAATACAATACAAGTTACCAGAAGAACCTTTGCATATGGGATAGTATTTATGCTTCCAGCTTTACATTTCTTTGATTTTAATATTGGGATAAGTGAGATTTTAGAACCAAAATATCTATTTAATTTATTATTTTTAGGAATAGGAGCCTCAGCCATTTGTTTTGTTACTTGGAATTATACTGTTAAAGCTTTAGGTCCTGTGAGAGCTAGCTTGTTTATATATTTAATTCCAATTGTAACTGTAATAACATCTATGATAGTTTTAAATGAAAAATTAACAATAATGTCATCTATAGGAGTTTTATTTACCTTTCTTGGGTTATTAATATCAAACAAAAAAGAAACTCTTTAAAAATGTATAAATAAAGGGTATAATAAAATGATATTATTTTCAAAAAAAAAGGAGACTTATTATGATTGCAAATTTTAGGATTAAAATAACATTTAAATATATAATTGTAATCATGTTTTTGTTTCTATATAAATGGGGATATTCAAGGGAAATAAAGGTGGGATATTTAGATTTTAATGATTTTGTAGTGTATGAAAAAAATGGGAATAGAACTGGTTATGCAGGGGAAATATTTAATAATTTAGAAAAATTATCAAATACCCATTATAGATTAATTAGTGACACTTGGTCAAAACTTGAAAGAAAGTTAAAGAATAAAGAACTAGACATTATACTAGTTGGAAGAAAAGATGAAAAGAGAGTAAATGATTATAGTTATTCTAACTTTGATCTAGGAGTTTCCAAGGGTATAATATATGCATTACCAAATTCTGATTACTATTACAATGATTTTTCAAAATTAAACAACAAAAAAGTAGGATACTACTGTCCTTCTTTAATTAAAGATTTTAGAAGATATTCTTTACAAAATAAAATAAATTATGAAGAAAAGCAATATTTTAGTAAAGATCAAATGTTAGAGGGATTAAAAAATCATGAGGTTGATTTAATAGCTGTTGAGTATATGAGATATAACAACAGTTTAAAAAAGGTTGGAGAATTTTCAACTAAACCTTTATTTGCCATGTCTTTAAAGGGATCCAAAGCTATGGATATATTTAATGAAAATTATGAAAATCTATTTATGGAAAGATATGACATAAGAACCTATTTGTATAAAAAATATTATAAGTCCAAGGTAAACAATAAATTTTTATTAACAAGACCAGAAGCTGAATATTTAAAAAATTTAGGTAAAATTACAGTTGCAGTAAAGGATATAAAGCCTTTAAATTGGAAGGATGAAGTTACTGGGAAACCTGTAGGTGCATATATAAATGCACTAAAAGAAATAGGAAAAAGATTAAATTTAAAAGTTAATTTTGTACTAGTTAATAAGGATATGAGTAGGGATGAAATACTTGAAAAATATGATTATTTTTTAGATTCTGTGGAAAAAATATCAAATAAAGAAAAGAACTCCTTTGATCCAGATAGTATTTTTAGAATTAATTATATTTATATAAAGGATAGAAATAATAAGGTTGATTTTTTAAGAAATCTAAATATTGGAGTATTAAATAAAGATAGGGAAATAAGTGAAAAAATAAAGAGTAGAGATAAAAAATATAACTTTTATTTTTATGAAAATGCTAATAAAATGGCAGATGCAGTTGCCAATGGAAGTATAGATAAAGCTTTGATAAATGAAATAAGGGTTCCATATTTATTTAAGGATCTAAAGTATAGTAATTTAACTATGATTTATTTGGAAGAAATATATGGGAATTTAAAATTAATGAGTAAAGATGATAATTTTCTTTTACAAAGTTCAATAAACAAAGTTGTAAATTATTTAGGAAGGGATAAAATTTATAAAATAGCCCTATCAAATTTAGATATAAATGATAATAAATCAGTGTTCAGCAATTTCTTCACATTGTATGGATTAAAGGTAATTATTATGATTCTTAGTCTTATATCTACAATTTTAATTATGTACGCACTTCAAAAAAATAAAATTTACAAAAAATTATCAAAGGCAAAATCTGAAGCTGAATATGCAAATAAAGTAAAATCAAATTTTTTATCAAATATGTCCCATGACATGAAAACTCCTATGAATTCAATAATTGGAATGACAAACCTTGGGCTAGAGGAATGTAAAAAAAACAATTGCAAGTCTTATTTTGAACACATAAGGGAAAGTTCTTATTATTTACTAAGTTTATTAAATGATATATTGGATTTACAAGATATAGAAAATGATAATATGGATTTAGAATTAGAGAACATTAAATTAGAAAATATAATTGAAGAAGTGGAAAAAATTATAAATTTTAAAATCAATGAAAAAGCTATAGATTTTAAAATAAAAAGAGATAGAAACAATTATTATATAAATATAGATAAGAAAAGATTAGAACAAATTTTAATAAATATCTTAAATAATTCCATAAAGTATACTAATTTTAAAGGGGAAATTTTATGGGAAAATACTTTAAAATTGGAAAGTGAAACTAAAGGTTACTATACTTTTAAAATTAAAGATAACGGTATGGGGATTAGTGAAGAATTTCAAAAAAATATGATGTACAAATCCTTTACTAGGGAAAAAAATAGATTTTCAAATAACAATAAAGGTATGGGACTTGGATTATCAATAACTAAAAAATTAGTAGATAAAATGAATGGAACCATTAATTGTATTTCTAAGATAAATAAAGGAACAGAGTTTATAGTGACTATTCCTTGTACTATCTTAACAGAGGAACAATTCTTACAACTTGAAAAAAATAAAGGTATAGACCAAGAAATGTCTTTGAAAAATAAAAAGATACTAATATGTGATGATATTCAAATAAATAGAATAATATTAAGAAAAATTTCACATAGTTTAGGGTTAGTTGTAGAGGAAGCTAAAAATGGTAAAATAGCAGTTGAAATGATAAGAAAAAATAATTATGATGCAGTACTTATGGACATTAGAATGCCAGTTATGGATGGATTAGAAGCAGCTAAAAAAATAAGAGAATTTAATGAAAAAATTGTGATTATTGCAGTGTCAGCAAATGATTATGAGGAAGATATTAAAAAATCTTTAAAAGTTGGAATGAATGGACATTTAGGGAAACCTATTGAAAAATCAGAATTGGAAAGTATTTTAAAAAAAAATTTAAAGTAAAAAAAATATAATAAAATTTTCTTTTAATTTAGGCTTTTCTGTATTATAATATATTTTAGGAAATAGAAATGATAGGGGGAAACAAATGGAAAGTTTATTGACAGTGCTATTATTTATTTTAGCATTAGCATTGATAATTTTAGTTATTATTCAACCTGATCGTAGTAATGGTATGTCAGGTAGCATGGGGATGGGAGGATCTAACGCAGTTTTTGGAATATCCAAAGATGGAGGTCCTTTAGCAAAAGCTACAAAAATTGTAGCAGCTTTATTTATAATTGTAGCACTTTTAGTGTACCTATACTCATCAAGATAAAACAATTAAAGACGTGTTATATAGCACGTCTTTTTAATTGATATTTATTTTAAGGTGGTGATTAAAATGCAAAATTTATTCCAAGGTAATTATGAAAATGCAAAACCCCTTTCAATGAAACTAAGACCTAAAATCTTAAAAGAATTTATAGGTCAAAAACAATTAATTGGAGATAATAAAATTCTTACTAACATGATACAAACTGGAAATATTAGTAATATGATTTTGTTTGGTCCTCCAGGTTGTGGGAAAAGTTCATTGGGAGAAATAATTTCAAATGAAATAAAATGTAATATAGAAAATATAAATGGAACTATAGCTACCTTAAGTGATATTAGAGAGATAGTTGTAAAGGCCAAAAGAGAAATAGAATTATATAATAAAAAAACAGTTTTATTTTTAGATGAGATTCATAGATTTAATAAAATGCAACAGGATGCTCTACTTTCCTATACTGAAACAGGAGTTTTAATTTTGATAGGAGCTACCACAGAAAATCCATACCACAATATTAATAATGCTCTTCTTTCTAGATGCCTAGTTTTTGAATTTAAATCTCTAGAGAGGGAAGATTTAACTGAAATTTTAAAAAGAGGGGAGAATTATTTAAATAAAATCTTACCTAAAAAAATAAAAAATATTATTTTAGATATTTCAAATGGAGACAGTAGAATAGCTTTAAATTATTTAGAACTATATGCAAATAATTCCACTGGTGAAAATGATGAAAATATAGAGGAAATCTTTGCAAAAAGAAAGGCTTCCTTTCACAAGGAAGAGGATAAGTATAATATAATATCAGCTATGATAAAAAGTATAAGGGGAAGTGATCCTGACGCTGCAGTGTATTGGATGGGACGACTTTTATATGGGGGAGAAGATCCAAAATATATAGCTAGAAGACTTGTTATTTCAGCAAGTGAAGATATAGGTATGGCTAATCCAGAGGCTCTTTTAATTGCAAATGCAGCCTATGATTCAACAGAGAGAATAGGTATGCCAGAAGTTAGGATAATCCTTGCCCACGCAGTTATTTATTTGGCAATTTCAAGTAAAAGTAGTTCGTGCTATAATGGAATAAACTCTGCTTTGGAAAATATTAAATCTGGAGATTTACAAGAGGTTCCAAGTAACATAAAGGATAAACCTGTGGGCTATAAATATCCCCATGATTATGAAGGGAACTTTGTATATGCAAAATATATGAAGGAATATACAAAATATTATAAACCAGGAAATAATAAATATGAAAATCAAATTAAAGAAAAATTAGATAGATTATGGAAAAATAGATAAATTTAGGAGGGAAATATGAAATTAATAAAAGCAGTTAGAGGAACAAAGGACATATTAGGAGAAACAGGTACTAAATATGCTTATATTAATAGGATAGTTGAAGAATTATTTAATTCTTACGGGTATTCATTAATAAAAACTCCTATATTTGAAGAAACAGATCTTTTTAAAAGAGGTATAGGGGAAGCAACAGACGTTGTTGAAAAAGAAATGTATACATTCAAAGATAGAGGAGATAGAAGTCTTACTTTAAGACCTGAAGGAACAGCTTCAGTTGTAAGAGCATATTTAGAGAATAAAATTTATGCAAGGGAAGAATTATCTAAATTTTACTATATGGGTTCAATGTTCAGATATGAAAGACCTCAAGCTGGAAGACAAAGAGAATTTAATCAAGTTGGAGTTGAGGTTTTAGGAGAGTCTTCTCCACTTTTAGATGCTGAAGTTATCTCAATGGGTTATCATTTACTTGAAAAATTAGGGATAACAGATTTAGCAGTAACTATAAATTCAATAGGGGGAAATGATTCCCGTGTTAAATATAGAAAAGCTTTAATTGATTATTTAACCCCAATAAGAGAAGAATTATGTGAAGACTGTCAAAGAAGATTTGAAACAAATCCTTTGAGAGTTTTAGATTGTAAAAATGAAACTTGTAAAAAACATACAGAAACTGCACCTAGTATAATAGATTCTCTATCACCTGAGGAAAAAGACCATTATGAAACAGTGAAAAAATATTTAACTCTTTATAATGTTCCCTTTGTGGAAAACCCAAAACTTGTAAGGGGATTGGATTATTACTCTAGTACAGTGTTTGAAATAGTAACTAATAAATTAGGATCTCAAGGAACAGTTTTAGGTGGAGGAAGATATGACGGATTACTAAAACAACTTGGAGACAAAGATATACCTGCATTTGGATTTGCAGCAGGTGTTGAAAGAATGATGATGTTACTTGATGATATGAAACAAAAGGAAACAGATGCCTATATTATTTGGTTAGGGGAAGAATCTAGAGAATATGCTATGAAAACAGCAGATACCCTAAGAAAAGCAGGAATTAGATTGGCAATTGACTTTAATAAAAAAGGAATGAGAAGTCATATGAAAAAAGCTGAGAAATTAGCTGTAAATTATGCTATCATAATAGGCGGAGATGAAATTGAAAAGAACACTGTAATAGTTAAAAATTTCCTAGATAGAACACAAGAGGAATTAACAGTGGAACAAGCTATAGAAAGAATAAAAAAATAAAGATAAATACAAAGGAGAGGAGAATAGGATATGATATATAGAAGTCATAATCTAGGCCAACTTAGGCGTGAAGATATAGGGAAAAAAGTTACTTTATCAGGATGGGTTTCTACAAAAAGAGATTTAGGAGGATTAACTTTTATTGATTTAAGAGATAGAGAGGGAATTACTCAAGTAGTATTTGATATAGATGTTGCTTCTAAAGAAGTTGTGGAAACAGCTCAAAGAATAAAAACAGAATCAGTAATAAGAGTTCAAGGGGAAGTTAGAGAAAGATACAGTAAAAATATGAACATTCCCACAGGGGAAATTGAAGTTTTTGCAGTGGCAATTGATATATTAAACAACTGTGATACATTACCTTTCCAAATGAATGATGAAGGTTTAAGTGAAAGTATTAGACTTAAATATAGATATTTAGATTTAAGAAGACCTGAAATGATAAATAATTTAAAAATGAGACATAAAATGATTATGGCTATTAGAAATTATATGGATTCAAAGGGATTTATGGATGTGGATACTCCAATTTTAACTAAATCAACTCCAGAGGGAGCAAGGGATTTCTTAGTACCTTGTAGAATTAATCCAGGGGATTTTTATGCACTACCTCAATCTCCACAAATATTTAAACAACTATTGATGATAGCTGGAGTAGAAAAATATTTCCAAATAGCTAAATGTTTCAGAGATGAAGATCTAAGAGCAGATAGACAACCAGAATTTACTCAACTTGATATTGAAATGTCATTTGTTGAACTAAATGATGTTATTGAAGAAATAGAAGGACTTGCTAAAACTGTTTTTAATGCAGTAACAGGGGAAGTGTCAAATTATGATTTCCCTAAATTAGAATGGATTGATGCAATGGAAAGATTTGGATCAGATAAGCCTGACACAAGATTTGGTGTTGAATTAAAGGATATAAGTGAAATTTCAAGAAATTGTGGATTTAAAGCATTTAAATCAACAGTTGAAAATGGAGGACTTGTTAAAGCTATTGTAGCTCCAGGTGTTGCAGAAAAATTCTCTAGAAAAATATTAGGAGAATATGAAGACTATGCAAAAACTTATTTTGGAGCCAAGGGAGTAGCTTGGATAAAACTTACTGAAGATGGAATAAAATCTCCAATTGCAAAATTCTTTAGTGAAGAGGAAATAAATGCTATAATAGAGAAAACAGAAGCTAAAACTGGAGATGTAATTATGATAATTGCAGATAAGGCTAAGGTAGTATACGCAGCTTTAGGTGCATTGAGATTGAAATTAGGAAAAGAATTAAACTTATACAATAAAGATGAATTTAAATTCCTATGGGTTATTAATTTCCCTATGTTTGATTATGACGAAGCAGAGGGAAGATACAAGGCTGAACACCATCCCTTCACTTCAATAATGGAAGAAGATATGGAAAAATTCCTAGCAGGGGATATGAACATAAGAACTAATACCTATGACTTAGTTTTAAATGGTAGTGAAATTGGTGGAGGAAGTATAAGAATTCATAATCCAGAAGTTCAAGCTAAAGTATTTGAAAAATTAGGACTAACTCCAGAAAAAGCTAAAGAAAAATTTGGTTTCTTTATAGATGCCTTTAAATTTGGAGCACCACCTCATGGGGGACTTGCCTTTGGAATTGATAGATGGTTAATGGTAATGCTTAAGGAAGAATCAATAAGAGACGTTATTCCATTCCCTAAAACAAACAAAGGACAATGTTTGATGACAGAAGCCCCTAACAAAGTTGATGAAAGTCAGTTAGAGGAATTGTATGTATCATCTACATACAAGGAAGACAAAACAAGTTCTAAATAAGCATATTGAAATAAGATAAAATATATGATATAATCCTGTTAAGAAATAAAGATTCTGGTCTATGCGTTATCCCTAGAGGTTTTGGGCCTATGGTCGCTTAGGGGGTTGGCTCTGTTGCAGACAATTCAGATTAGTCACGACTGCTTAGGTTTTACGGACCCTGTATGTTTGCATTAACTGACTACCACTTATTATTTTGGCGACCAAAACCAAAGGGGAGACGGTAGACTGGAATTATTTCTTTATAAGGACTAAGGTCCTTTTTTTGTTGTTAAAATAAATTAAAATGGAGAAAAATATGTTAAGAATAGAAAAGTACATTGAAGAAGTATTTATGCAAATTATAAATAAAATTTATAGTGAGAAAGAGTTAAGACCTATTGAAATTTCAATAGCAACTAATGAAAAGTTTGGAGATTTTCAAACAAATTTTGCTATGATGAATTCAAAAATAATAGGAGGAAATCCTAGAAAAATAGCAGAAAACATAGTGGAAGCAATGGAAGAAAATGAAATAATAGAAAAATTAGAAGTTGCAGGGCCTGGTTTTATAAATATATATTTGAAGGATTCTTATCTAGGAAAATATATTTCAAAAATGACAACAGAAAATTTTGATTTTCAAGATTTAGATAAAGATGGGGAAGTATTAATCGAATACTCTTCACCTAATATAGCAAAAAGAATGCATATTGGACATTTAAGATCAACAATAATTGGAGATTCAATAAAAAGAATATTTAAATTTTTAGGTTATACTACAGTTTCAGATAACCATATAGGTGATTGGGGAACTCAATTTGGGAAATTAATAATTGGTTATAATAATTGGCTTGATAAAGCAGCCTATGAAAAAAATCCAATTGAGGAATTGGAAAGAGTTTATGTTAAATTTGCTCAAGAAAGTGAATCTCATCCTGAACTAGAAGAT from Fusobacterium sp. IOR10 encodes:
- a CDS encoding response regulator, with translation MIANFRIKITFKYIIVIMFLFLYKWGYSREIKVGYLDFNDFVVYEKNGNRTGYAGEIFNNLEKLSNTHYRLISDTWSKLERKLKNKELDIILVGRKDEKRVNDYSYSNFDLGVSKGIIYALPNSDYYYNDFSKLNNKKVGYYCPSLIKDFRRYSLQNKINYEEKQYFSKDQMLEGLKNHEVDLIAVEYMRYNNSLKKVGEFSTKPLFAMSLKGSKAMDIFNENYENLFMERYDIRTYLYKKYYKSKVNNKFLLTRPEAEYLKNLGKITVAVKDIKPLNWKDEVTGKPVGAYINALKEIGKRLNLKVNFVLVNKDMSRDEILEKYDYFLDSVEKISNKEKNSFDPDSIFRINYIYIKDRNNKVDFLRNLNIGVLNKDREISEKIKSRDKKYNFYFYENANKMADAVANGSIDKALINEIRVPYLFKDLKYSNLTMIYLEEIYGNLKLMSKDDNFLLQSSINKVVNYLGRDKIYKIALSNLDINDNKSVFSNFFTLYGLKVIIMILSLISTILIMYALQKNKIYKKLSKAKSEAEYANKVKSNFLSNMSHDMKTPMNSIIGMTNLGLEECKKNNCKSYFEHIRESSYYLLSLLNDILDLQDIENDNMDLELENIKLENIIEEVEKIINFKINEKAIDFKIKRDRNNYYINIDKKRLEQILINILNNSIKYTNFKGEILWENTLKLESETKGYYTFKIKDNGMGISEEFQKNMMYKSFTREKNRFSNNNKGMGLGLSITKKLVDKMNGTINCISKINKGTEFIVTIPCTILTEEQFLQLEKNKGIDQEMSLKNKKILICDDIQINRIILRKISHSLGLVVEEAKNGKIAVEMIRKNNYDAVLMDIRMPVMDGLEAAKKIREFNEKIVIIAVSANDYEEDIKKSLKVGMNGHLGKPIEKSELESILKKNLK
- the aspS gene encoding aspartate--tRNA ligase — translated: MIYRSHNLGQLRREDIGKKVTLSGWVSTKRDLGGLTFIDLRDREGITQVVFDIDVASKEVVETAQRIKTESVIRVQGEVRERYSKNMNIPTGEIEVFAVAIDILNNCDTLPFQMNDEGLSESIRLKYRYLDLRRPEMINNLKMRHKMIMAIRNYMDSKGFMDVDTPILTKSTPEGARDFLVPCRINPGDFYALPQSPQIFKQLLMIAGVEKYFQIAKCFRDEDLRADRQPEFTQLDIEMSFVELNDVIEEIEGLAKTVFNAVTGEVSNYDFPKLEWIDAMERFGSDKPDTRFGVELKDISEISRNCGFKAFKSTVENGGLVKAIVAPGVAEKFSRKILGEYEDYAKTYFGAKGVAWIKLTEDGIKSPIAKFFSEEEINAIIEKTEAKTGDVIMIIADKAKVVYAALGALRLKLGKELNLYNKDEFKFLWVINFPMFDYDEAEGRYKAEHHPFTSIMEEDMEKFLAGDMNIRTNTYDLVLNGSEIGGGSIRIHNPEVQAKVFEKLGLTPEKAKEKFGFFIDAFKFGAPPHGGLAFGIDRWLMVMLKEESIRDVIPFPKTNKGQCLMTEAPNKVDESQLEELYVSSTYKEDKTSSK
- a CDS encoding gamma-glutamyl-gamma-aminobutyrate hydrolase family protein, whose translation is MKPLIGITCNYSLDDKPGVSAHIGVAGQKWQMLADNYIDSVFNAGGIPVIIPINKNLENLNSLVEKLDGILISGGNDIEPNLYGEFISKEVGILCPQRDKQEIELVKYIIENTNKPLLGICRGLQILNVACGGSLYQDLEKNKLNNHFIAASPMNHPIHRVILEKDSILYDIFEKKELKVNSYHHQAIKALGKNLKCTAVSEDGIIESIQMEGKKFMIATQWHPEMMYDSKEQQDIFKRFIKEASK
- a CDS encoding YdbC family protein, translating into MGIKFDFVEKLGSIGEGAKGWKKEVNLISWNSRKAKLDIRDWDETHEKMGKGLTLNKEEAKKLKELFNSIDLDELDF
- a CDS encoding replication-associated recombination protein A, producing MQNLFQGNYENAKPLSMKLRPKILKEFIGQKQLIGDNKILTNMIQTGNISNMILFGPPGCGKSSLGEIISNEIKCNIENINGTIATLSDIREIVVKAKREIELYNKKTVLFLDEIHRFNKMQQDALLSYTETGVLILIGATTENPYHNINNALLSRCLVFEFKSLEREDLTEILKRGENYLNKILPKKIKNIILDISNGDSRIALNYLELYANNSTGENDENIEEIFAKRKASFHKEEDKYNIISAMIKSIRGSDPDAAVYWMGRLLYGGEDPKYIARRLVISASEDIGMANPEALLIANAAYDSTERIGMPEVRIILAHAVIYLAISSKSSSCYNGINSALENIKSGDLQEVPSNIKDKPVGYKYPHDYEGNFVYAKYMKEYTKYYKPGNNKYENQIKEKLDRLWKNR
- a CDS encoding peroxiredoxin, giving the protein MDDIRIPLIGEKAPAFKAMTTKGKIKFPEDFSGKWVILFSHPADFTPVCTTEFMRFAIMDEEFKKMNTELIGLSIDSLSSHIAWLRSIEKMTWGDYTGQKVNFPVIADISMKVSKLYGMIHPSAANTQTVRAVFIIDPTGVIRTILFYPASTGRNFDEIKRTLISLQKVDEMNIATPSNWVPGDDVIVHLPESKEEADKLMEMGESEGYHSLDWYLTFKKEK
- the hisS gene encoding histidine--tRNA ligase — its product is MKLIKAVRGTKDILGETGTKYAYINRIVEELFNSYGYSLIKTPIFEETDLFKRGIGEATDVVEKEMYTFKDRGDRSLTLRPEGTASVVRAYLENKIYAREELSKFYYMGSMFRYERPQAGRQREFNQVGVEVLGESSPLLDAEVISMGYHLLEKLGITDLAVTINSIGGNDSRVKYRKALIDYLTPIREELCEDCQRRFETNPLRVLDCKNETCKKHTETAPSIIDSLSPEEKDHYETVKKYLTLYNVPFVENPKLVRGLDYYSSTVFEIVTNKLGSQGTVLGGGRYDGLLKQLGDKDIPAFGFAAGVERMMMLLDDMKQKETDAYIIWLGEESREYAMKTADTLRKAGIRLAIDFNKKGMRSHMKKAEKLAVNYAIIIGGDEIEKNTVIVKNFLDRTQEELTVEQAIERIKK
- a CDS encoding DMT family transporter, translating into MKSKKIAGNTTGFITVFFWGITYISTKVLLEVFNPIEILFTRFLMGLIFLIILYPKPLKIKDKKQEIYFALAGLTGVTLFYLLENIALTFTMASNVGVISALVPFFTGIVGYIFMKKKEKLNRNFFIGFLLALTGISFISFSGASAFKINPIGDLLAVTSVMIWGIYGNLTRILGSYGYNTIQVTRRTFAYGIVFMLPALHFFDFNIGISEILEPKYLFNLLFLGIGASAICFVTWNYTVKALGPVRASLFIYLIPIVTVITSMIVLNEKLTIMSSIGVLFTFLGLLISNKKETL
- the secG gene encoding preprotein translocase subunit SecG, which encodes MESLLTVLLFILALALIILVIIQPDRSNGMSGSMGMGGSNAVFGISKDGGPLAKATKIVAALFIIVALLVYLYSSR